In Tepidanaerobacter syntrophicus, a single genomic region encodes these proteins:
- a CDS encoding zinc ribbon domain-containing protein produces the protein MFFFGIFGIQQKERTIKEFDNVICPECGKLTRAELWESFTYFHFFFIPIFKWNRQYYIKLRCCGAIFMVDPDYAKELKRDGEIDFNRLKKIKIPKNICPNCGSFINPSFAYCPFCGQKLL, from the coding sequence ATGTTTTTCTTTGGCATTTTTGGAATCCAACAAAAAGAGCGTACAATTAAAGAATTTGATAATGTAATTTGCCCTGAATGTGGTAAGCTCACCAGGGCAGAACTTTGGGAGTCATTTACATACTTTCATTTTTTCTTTATACCTATTTTTAAATGGAATCGTCAGTATTACATTAAATTAAGGTGCTGCGGAGCCATATTCATGGTAGACCCGGATTATGCCAAAGAGCTGAAGCGAGATGGTGAAATAGATTTCAACCGTCTTAAAAAGATAAAAATACCAAAAAATATTTGCCCGAATTGTGGAAGCTTTATAAATCCAAGCTTTGCTTATTGTCCTTTTTGCGGACAAAAGCTGCTTTGA
- the rpsT gene encoding 30S ribosomal protein S20 → MANIASAKKRARQTIKRTLHNNKIKSQVRYSIKKFSEAISTADSEQIQASLREAIKTIDKAASNGVIHKNAAARKKSSLYKKLSQLNNAS, encoded by the coding sequence TTGGCAAATATTGCATCGGCAAAGAAGCGTGCACGTCAGACAATTAAACGGACGCTTCACAATAACAAGATCAAATCACAGGTAAGATATTCCATAAAGAAATTTTCGGAAGCTATCAGTACAGCTGATTCCGAGCAAATACAGGCAAGCCTGAGGGAAGCTATTAAGACTATTGATAAAGCTGCATCCAACGGCGTTATTCACAAAAATGCAGCTGCTCGCAAAAAATCAAGTCTATACAAGAAACTTTCCCAATTAAACAATGCCAGCTAA
- the hemW gene encoding radical SAM family heme chaperone HemW, protein MKPIGLYIHIPFCVKKCNYCDFNSFTKPELISSYISALKKEIETLKDKDYIAQTIFVGGGTPTILSPEELEDVFHTVYKNIPVSDNAEITIEANPGTLTEEKLLALKYAKVNRLSIGLQASQDRLLKIIGRIHTFKDFKINFEAARRIGFDNINVDLIFGLPTQSVNDFKETLQQVLELNPEHISCYSLSIEEGTIFYRLLQEEKLKLPSEDEERQMYYEAIKILNQSGYEHYEISNFAVPKRQSEHNKIYWSYKEYLGLGAGAHSFIENQRFYNYPLIEDYIYSMKNLSSAVAEREDISIREQEAEFCFLGLRLLEGIDKKVFKQRFGTEFMQVYKNAVENMKKEALIEEKGDKVRLTKKGLDFANIVFAEFLP, encoded by the coding sequence ATGAAACCAATAGGACTTTATATTCATATTCCTTTTTGTGTTAAAAAATGCAATTACTGTGATTTTAATTCATTTACAAAACCGGAACTCATATCTTCGTATATTTCTGCTTTAAAAAAAGAAATCGAAACTCTAAAAGACAAAGACTATATTGCACAGACTATATTTGTCGGCGGCGGGACGCCTACCATCCTCAGTCCCGAGGAACTGGAAGATGTTTTCCATACAGTTTACAAAAATATCCCGGTATCAGATAATGCTGAAATTACGATAGAAGCTAATCCTGGAACGCTGACAGAAGAAAAGCTTCTGGCTTTAAAATATGCTAAAGTAAATAGGCTAAGTATAGGCCTTCAGGCATCTCAAGACAGATTACTAAAAATAATTGGCAGAATTCATACCTTTAAAGATTTTAAAATAAATTTCGAAGCAGCTCGCCGCATCGGTTTTGATAATATTAACGTAGATTTGATTTTTGGCCTTCCTACACAATCTGTAAATGATTTTAAGGAAACCTTACAACAAGTTTTGGAATTAAATCCTGAGCATATATCGTGCTATTCCCTTTCTATTGAGGAAGGCACAATATTTTATCGCCTATTGCAAGAAGAAAAACTTAAATTGCCTTCAGAAGATGAAGAAAGACAAATGTATTATGAAGCGATTAAAATTCTTAATCAAAGCGGTTACGAACACTACGAGATTTCAAATTTTGCGGTGCCGAAAAGACAATCAGAGCATAATAAAATCTATTGGAGCTATAAGGAGTATCTTGGACTTGGAGCAGGAGCCCATTCTTTTATAGAAAATCAAAGATTTTACAATTATCCACTGATTGAAGACTATATTTATTCCATGAAAAACTTATCAAGTGCTGTGGCCGAAAGAGAAGATATAAGCATTAGAGAACAAGAAGCAGAATTTTGTTTTTTGGGGTTGCGTCTTTTGGAAGGTATAGATAAAAAAGTTTTTAAACAGAGATTTGGTACAGAATTTATGCAGGTTTACAAAAATGCTGTTGAAAATATGAAAAAAGAAGCACTTATTGAAGAAAAAGGCGATAAAGTCAGATTAACCAAAAAGGGATTGGATTTTGCCAATATAGTTTTTGCAGAATTTTTACCTTAA
- a CDS encoding IS110 family transposase encodes MLIQCAKDAKETGITLSALYDVICIYAQNLKYLNDKLTELDEMIQRLAITIPEVSLISSIPGFGKRLSSVIVSEVGDISRFNNAKQLVAYCGIDPSVKQSGNFVGTKNKFTKRGSAYIRKALYIAATISVRKDSKARCVNPVIYDYYQKKIKSKPKKQALGAVMNKLVRIIFSVLKNKHPFVMITPEEQIKLYRSKAA; translated from the coding sequence TTGCTTATTCAATGCGCAAAAGATGCTAAAGAAACCGGAATAACTTTAAGTGCTCTGTATGATGTCATCTGTATTTACGCTCAAAACTTAAAGTATTTAAACGATAAGCTTACAGAGCTAGATGAGATGATTCAAAGGCTTGCAATTACCATACCTGAGGTTTCTTTAATCAGCAGTATTCCGGGCTTTGGTAAAAGGCTGTCATCTGTTATTGTAAGCGAGGTTGGCGATATCAGCCGGTTTAATAACGCTAAACAATTGGTGGCTTATTGCGGCATTGACCCAAGTGTCAAACAATCAGGTAATTTTGTTGGAACTAAAAATAAATTTACCAAGAGGGGCTCTGCCTATATACGCAAGGCTCTTTATATTGCGGCCACTATATCCGTTAGAAAAGATTCCAAAGCAAGATGCGTTAATCCGGTTATCTATGACTATTACCAAAAGAAGATCAAGTCTAAACCTAAAAAACAAGCTTTAGGCGCAGTAATGAATAAGCTGGTTAGAATAATATTTTCGGTTCTTAAAAACAAGCATCCGTTTGTTATGATTACTCCTGAAGAACAAATTAAGCTTTATCGTTCAAAAGCTGCTTAA
- the hrcA gene encoding heat-inducible transcriptional repressor HrcA, translated as MLDERKLKILAAVIEEYIATVEPVSSRTIARKYNLGISPATIRNEMADLEELGYLFQPHTSAGRVPSHKGYRYYVDFLLPSRKLNEMEQQLIRRVFEKRLNDLEEITKQAARVISRLTSYTAVIMGPQLESSSLKHIQVSRVDEEKGLLLIVTNYGNISHHIIDLPKNFTDSDLTRISNILNDNLTGKTFSEITGELMNAIRNEMIEYDELLNILLEILLNNLEEMQQNAPLISAGSSKMLEYPEFQDVEKVKTFLSLLEHHELITRALKEVSRPNTITVTIGNENRLVELQDFSIITADVSINKKNVGIFSIMGPTRMEYSRAISILEQVTDYIIKTIAEML; from the coding sequence GTGCTTGATGAGAGGAAACTAAAGATACTAGCGGCAGTGATTGAGGAATATATTGCAACTGTCGAACCTGTCAGCTCTAGAACGATAGCCAGGAAATATAATCTAGGTATAAGTCCTGCGACTATACGCAATGAAATGGCGGATTTAGAAGAATTAGGTTATTTATTCCAGCCACATACATCGGCAGGACGAGTTCCATCACATAAGGGATATAGATATTATGTGGATTTTTTGCTGCCTTCGCGAAAACTTAATGAGATGGAACAGCAGTTAATAAGACGTGTTTTTGAAAAAAGATTAAATGATCTAGAAGAAATTACTAAGCAGGCTGCCCGAGTGATTTCAAGACTTACAAGCTATACTGCAGTAATAATGGGGCCACAACTTGAAAGCAGCTCCTTAAAACACATACAAGTCAGCAGAGTTGATGAAGAAAAAGGATTACTGCTTATTGTTACAAATTATGGCAACATCAGCCACCATATTATAGATCTGCCTAAGAACTTTACAGATTCTGATCTTACCAGAATATCAAATATACTAAACGACAATCTTACAGGAAAAACTTTCTCAGAAATTACGGGAGAATTGATGAATGCTATAAGAAATGAAATGATCGAATATGATGAGCTGCTGAATATATTGTTGGAAATATTACTAAACAATCTTGAAGAAATGCAGCAAAATGCGCCGCTTATTTCCGCGGGCAGTTCAAAAATGCTGGAATATCCGGAATTTCAAGATGTAGAAAAGGTAAAAACTTTCCTCTCATTGTTAGAACATCATGAGTTGATTACAAGAGCCCTAAAGGAAGTATCAAGACCCAATACAATTACCGTAACTATCGGCAATGAAAACAGGCTTGTTGAACTGCAAGATTTCAGCATAATAACGGCCGATGTTTCTATAAACAAAAAGAACGTGGGAATATTTAGTATAATGGGTCCTACGCGCATGGAATATTCAAGAGCGATATCGATACTTGAACAAGTTACAGATTATATTATTAAAACAATAGCCGAAATGCTATGA
- the lepA gene encoding translation elongation factor 4: MPIPRERIRNFCIIAHIDHGKSTLADRLLEYTGTISERKMQEQVMDKMELEKERGITIKAKAVRMIYKAKDGEEYLLNLIDTPGHVDFNYEVSRSLAACEGALLVVDATQGIEAQTLANVYLALEHNLEIIPVINKIDLPSADPDETKREIEDIIGLDAQDAILASAKTGEGIEEILEAVVKRVPAPTGSASLPLRALIFDSLYDAYKGAVAFVRVIDGTIRAKQMIKMMSTGKNFEVAEVGMFNPDMQPVDLLEAGEVGYVAAGIKNVIDTRVGDTITDAEKPAKQPLPGYKKAVPMVFCGIYPAEGEEYEDLKDALGKLRLSDASLFFEPEISAALGFGFRCGFLGLLHMDIIQERLEREYDLNIITTAPSVVFKVIKTDGSIVEIDNPTNFPDPSEIDYIEEPYVRASIMLPTEYVGAIMELCQERRGEMKDMEYINEKRVILRYDMPLSEIIYDFFDQLKSRTRGYASLDYEITGYRKSEMVKLDILINGEIVDALSFIVHKDKAYIRGRQIAERLKDVIPRHLFEIPIQAAIGGKIIARETVKALRKNVLAKCYGGDITRKKKLLEKQKEGKKRMRKIGNVELPQEAFMSVLKMD, from the coding sequence TTGCCCATACCTCGTGAGAGAATAAGAAATTTTTGTATTATTGCCCATATAGATCATGGCAAATCAACACTTGCTGATAGGCTTTTAGAATATACAGGCACTATCTCTGAACGAAAAATGCAAGAGCAAGTAATGGATAAGATGGAACTTGAAAAAGAAAGAGGCATTACCATAAAGGCCAAAGCAGTGAGAATGATATACAAGGCTAAAGATGGTGAAGAATATCTTTTAAATCTGATAGATACACCGGGGCATGTAGACTTTAACTATGAAGTATCAAGAAGCCTTGCTGCCTGCGAAGGCGCCCTGCTTGTGGTAGATGCTACCCAAGGTATTGAAGCCCAGACTCTTGCAAATGTTTATCTTGCCTTAGAACACAATTTGGAGATTATTCCTGTAATAAATAAGATTGATCTTCCAAGCGCTGATCCTGATGAAACAAAGCGAGAGATTGAAGATATCATCGGCCTCGATGCCCAAGACGCTATATTGGCTTCGGCAAAAACCGGCGAAGGAATAGAAGAGATATTGGAGGCTGTAGTCAAACGCGTGCCTGCTCCGACAGGATCCGCTTCTTTACCTCTAAGAGCTTTAATATTTGATTCCCTTTATGATGCTTATAAAGGAGCGGTAGCTTTTGTCAGAGTTATAGATGGAACCATAAGGGCAAAACAAATGATAAAGATGATGTCTACCGGAAAAAATTTTGAAGTAGCAGAGGTAGGCATGTTCAATCCTGATATGCAGCCGGTAGATTTGCTTGAGGCAGGGGAAGTAGGATATGTGGCAGCCGGCATAAAAAATGTTATCGATACCCGAGTAGGAGATACAATAACCGATGCGGAAAAACCGGCAAAACAGCCTCTACCCGGCTACAAAAAAGCTGTACCGATGGTGTTTTGCGGCATATATCCGGCAGAAGGAGAAGAATATGAAGATTTAAAAGATGCTCTCGGCAAACTTCGACTCAGCGATGCTTCACTATTTTTTGAGCCCGAGATATCTGCTGCCCTAGGTTTTGGATTTAGATGCGGCTTTTTAGGCCTTTTGCATATGGATATTATTCAGGAAAGACTAGAGCGAGAATATGATCTTAATATTATAACAACAGCTCCAAGTGTTGTCTTTAAAGTTATTAAGACCGATGGAAGTATAGTAGAAATAGATAATCCTACAAATTTCCCTGATCCTTCTGAAATTGACTATATTGAAGAACCTTACGTACGAGCATCTATAATGCTGCCAACAGAATATGTAGGTGCTATTATGGAACTGTGCCAAGAAAGACGTGGGGAAATGAAGGATATGGAATACATCAATGAAAAGCGGGTTATTTTGAGATACGATATGCCACTTTCCGAGATTATATATGACTTTTTCGACCAGCTTAAGTCAAGAACTCGAGGCTATGCTTCACTAGATTATGAAATAACCGGATACAGAAAATCCGAGATGGTAAAACTTGATATTCTCATTAATGGTGAAATCGTCGATGCACTTTCTTTTATCGTACACAAAGATAAAGCATATATTCGCGGGCGCCAAATAGCAGAAAGATTAAAGGATGTTATTCCCAGACATTTATTCGAGATTCCTATACAAGCAGCTATAGGAGGCAAAATAATCGCCCGGGAGACAGTAAAGGCATTAAGGAAAAATGTGCTTGCAAAATGCTATGGCGGAGATATAACCCGTAAGAAAAAACTTTTAGAAAAGCAAAAAGAAGGCAAAAAGAGAATGCGGAAAATCGGCAACGTAGAACTTCCACAAGAAGCCTTTATGTCAGTATTGAAGATGGATTAA
- the cobT gene encoding nicotinate-nucleotide--dimethylbenzimidazole phosphoribosyltransferase, with the protein MDKIEETIQKIGPLDQDAMKKAQARLDDLTKPQGSLGMLEAIAKQIAGITRTPIPDLPKKAAILMAGDHGIVKEGVAPFPQEVTSQMLFNFVNGGAAMSVLTRHENAKLYVVDVGVAQDLPDVPNIIKKKVAYGTRNMAEGPAMTRQEAVKAIEVGIEVAEMAINEGAGLTAIGEMGIGNTSPSSAIVAAYSKMPVREVVGRGTGVDDERLKIKISAIEKALSVNNPDPSDPLDVLSKVGGLEIAGLAGVILGCAANRVPVIIDGFISGAAALIAAQIAPLAKDYMLGSHLSEEPGHKVILDFLGIKPILIMNMRLGEGTGAALAMNLVDASLKILREMATFSEAGVSSK; encoded by the coding sequence ATGGACAAGATTGAAGAAACAATTCAAAAAATCGGTCCTTTGGACCAAGATGCTATGAAAAAAGCCCAAGCTCGATTAGATGATCTTACAAAACCCCAGGGAAGCTTAGGCATGTTGGAAGCTATTGCAAAACAGATAGCCGGTATAACGCGCACTCCTATACCTGATTTACCAAAAAAAGCCGCAATTTTAATGGCAGGCGATCATGGAATCGTAAAAGAGGGGGTAGCTCCTTTTCCTCAGGAAGTCACATCCCAAATGCTGTTTAACTTTGTAAACGGTGGAGCTGCCATGAGTGTCCTTACGCGGCACGAAAACGCTAAATTATATGTGGTAGATGTAGGAGTTGCCCAAGATTTGCCGGACGTGCCTAATATTATAAAGAAAAAGGTTGCCTATGGCACAAGAAACATGGCAGAAGGTCCTGCAATGACTCGTCAAGAAGCCGTCAAGGCAATCGAGGTAGGCATAGAAGTGGCTGAAATGGCTATAAACGAGGGTGCCGGTTTGACAGCTATAGGTGAAATGGGTATAGGAAATACTAGCCCAAGTTCTGCTATCGTTGCGGCATATAGTAAAATGCCGGTTAGAGAAGTGGTAGGCAGAGGCACTGGAGTAGATGACGAAAGACTTAAAATAAAAATATCCGCCATCGAAAAAGCTCTATCTGTAAATAATCCTGACCCCAGCGATCCGTTAGATGTCCTGTCTAAAGTCGGCGGACTTGAAATAGCAGGTCTTGCAGGGGTAATACTTGGATGCGCGGCAAACCGCGTTCCGGTCATCATCGACGGATTTATCTCAGGCGCAGCGGCACTTATTGCAGCACAAATAGCGCCTCTTGCAAAAGATTATATGTTGGGTTCTCACCTTTCTGAAGAACCTGGTCATAAAGTGATACTTGACTTTCTAGGCATCAAACCTATCTTGATTATGAACATGAGGCTTGGTGAAGGCACCGGAGCCGCCCTTGCAATGAATTTAGTAGATGCAAGTCTGAAAATATTAAGGGAAATGGCTACATTTAGTGAAGCCGGTGTTTCTTCAAAATAA
- a CDS encoding DNA internalization-related competence protein ComEC/Rec2: MHRPFQFFVTYFSIGIIAAAYREKISIIATVVIILALIVSLTIVQNKNNRRKVLSGILIFVIGICYCNFRILASKGTIAEFTGSQQTVIGTVNDTPTIKGDRAIYNVKVSSVLQNRKYIPASGKIRLSTIINQDKSIYNYGDIIKFSGKLKLPQQRRNPNGIDYRAYLLQKGIGAKMFSDKVEKISEARKNPFMAAAFSLRQHLTAFYSLHLPEDISPIMTGITLGIKDEIPKDTMKAVKNVGAAHILAVSGLHAGIVYGALEFLTYKLKLPPVISFMSKTGALIFYSAMAGLSPSAVRAAIMIITLMFSKLVGRKNDSINTLCFSATVLLIINPLNLFSISFQLSYAAVSGIVVLFEKLKALFDKIPAFLKDPLAVMISAQLAVAPFAAYYFNSISLTGSIANLLVVPLASAALITGLVSGITGLLFPAVGAFFIKVPYVLLKLIEKIVMTASKFPFASVIISTPSPLIIALYFLLLLLLFDILQIAGISEKNNVKWKKPIALILFVIIAIFSAGPFKSFEVTFVDVGQGDCILIKTRGNKTILIDGGGAPPYYEGDFDTGEDIVIPFLYSKGIKEIDLVIFSHFDDDHAKGLLSVLDSMNVGAIMYGVPEDVDIYNEMIEIARKRGIKTLKVQRGDRFSVDGAHFKVLNPDPLAQGSQSSNDNSVVLKMKYNDISFLFTGDLEYQVERELVASRLDIKADVLKVGHHGSRSSTSKEFLEKVQPTCAVISVGEDNNFGHPTPEVLNRLDENNVRIFRTDISGAIIFKISGQNVKIYKTINEGPKFL; this comes from the coding sequence ATGCATCGTCCCTTTCAATTTTTTGTTACATATTTCTCCATAGGAATAATAGCAGCAGCTTATAGGGAGAAAATCAGTATTATAGCTACAGTTGTTATCATTTTGGCTTTAATAGTTTCTTTAACTATTGTGCAAAACAAAAACAATAGAAGGAAAGTCTTATCCGGCATCTTAATCTTTGTAATAGGGATTTGTTACTGCAATTTTAGGATTTTAGCATCTAAGGGCACGATAGCTGAATTTACAGGAAGTCAACAGACCGTAATAGGAACAGTAAACGATACGCCTACCATAAAAGGCGATCGCGCTATTTATAATGTAAAAGTGTCTTCTGTGCTGCAAAACAGGAAATACATACCTGCCAGCGGAAAAATCAGGCTTTCCACTATTATTAATCAAGACAAGAGTATATATAACTATGGTGATATAATAAAGTTTTCGGGAAAGCTTAAATTGCCCCAGCAAAGGAGAAATCCAAATGGCATAGATTACAGAGCATATCTTTTGCAAAAAGGCATCGGTGCCAAAATGTTTTCTGATAAAGTAGAAAAGATATCCGAGGCTCGGAAAAACCCATTTATGGCAGCGGCTTTTTCTTTAAGACAGCATCTTACAGCATTTTATAGCCTTCATCTTCCCGAGGACATTTCTCCGATAATGACGGGAATTACTCTTGGGATAAAAGATGAAATTCCAAAAGATACAATGAAAGCAGTAAAAAACGTTGGAGCAGCGCACATCTTGGCGGTTTCCGGCCTTCATGCCGGCATAGTTTATGGGGCTCTTGAATTCTTGACTTATAAATTAAAACTTCCACCTGTAATATCTTTTATGAGCAAAACCGGCGCACTGATATTTTATAGTGCAATGGCAGGACTTTCACCTTCTGCGGTTAGAGCTGCCATAATGATAATAACTTTGATGTTTTCAAAACTTGTTGGCAGAAAAAACGATTCAATAAACACATTGTGTTTTTCTGCGACAGTTTTATTAATTATAAATCCGTTAAATCTTTTTTCGATAAGTTTTCAACTTTCATATGCGGCGGTCAGCGGGATTGTCGTTTTATTTGAGAAACTAAAGGCACTTTTTGATAAAATCCCGGCTTTTTTAAAAGACCCATTGGCTGTAATGATTTCAGCCCAACTTGCAGTAGCGCCTTTTGCCGCCTACTATTTTAACAGCATATCGCTTACGGGATCTATTGCAAATCTTCTCGTAGTGCCGCTGGCAAGTGCTGCACTAATTACAGGACTTGTATCCGGGATTACAGGTCTCTTATTTCCTGCTGTCGGAGCCTTTTTTATCAAGGTTCCATATGTTTTACTAAAACTTATTGAAAAAATTGTAATGACAGCATCTAAATTTCCCTTTGCTTCCGTAATAATTTCTACACCTTCTCCTTTGATCATAGCCCTATATTTTTTGTTATTACTCCTTTTATTTGATATTCTGCAGATTGCCGGGATAAGCGAGAAAAATAATGTAAAATGGAAAAAGCCTATAGCACTGATTTTATTTGTTATAATTGCGATTTTTTCTGCTGGGCCTTTCAAGAGTTTCGAGGTGACTTTTGTAGATGTGGGACAGGGTGATTGCATTTTGATAAAAACAAGAGGAAATAAAACAATCTTAATTGATGGGGGAGGAGCTCCTCCGTATTATGAAGGGGACTTTGATACTGGAGAAGATATAGTGATTCCGTTTCTTTATTCAAAGGGAATTAAAGAAATTGACCTGGTGATATTTAGCCACTTTGATGACGACCATGCAAAAGGGTTGCTTTCTGTTTTGGATTCCATGAACGTTGGAGCTATTATGTATGGAGTACCTGAAGACGTTGACATATACAATGAGATGATAGAAATTGCACGAAAAAGAGGAATCAAAACGCTAAAAGTTCAAAGAGGGGATAGATTTAGTGTAGACGGTGCACATTTTAAAGTGTTAAATCCCGATCCGCTTGCACAAGGGAGCCAATCGAGTAACGACAACTCTGTTGTATTAAAAATGAAATACAATGATATAAGTTTTCTTTTTACCGGAGATCTTGAATACCAGGTAGAAAGAGAGCTTGTGGCATCGAGGCTTGACATAAAAGCAGATGTACTTAAAGTGGGCCATCACGGCAGCAGATCATCTACATCCAAGGAATTTCTTGAAAAAGTTCAGCCGACATGTGCGGTGATTTCGGTAGGAGAGGATAATAATTTTGGCCACCCGACGCCGGAAGTTTTAAATCGGTTGGACGAAAACAATGTAAGGATTTTTCGAACTGATATCAGCGGTGCTATAATCTTTAAAATTTCCGGTCAAAATGTTAAAATATATAAAACGATTAATGAAGGGCCGAAGTTCTTATGA
- the holA gene encoding DNA polymerase III subunit delta, which yields MKNLILFFGEEKLLIDEAIVNLKNKTIPQGLQAINFISFDGKNAKEEDILDACDTVPMMSEKKIVVVYDASFFKNEGKMSSERQKWFLDRLKRVPAHTYLIFTTSQVDKRSKIFKFFQANGVAYEYKPLLQKDKAFWIQKRAKLYNKSIDLRTAYFIAEYTTDLYQADNELKKIASFVGERVKIEQNDLDEIFSKSLEGNIFEMMDYIGSKRPAEAIKSLNYLMERGEKGAVILYMISKHIMNLLTVKSMKGIEREMIQKKTGMHPFVLKKAISQAENFSAEELEKALKLCQEIDIAIKTGKIDEKIGIELLAAKTAI from the coding sequence ATGAAAAACCTTATTCTTTTTTTTGGCGAAGAAAAACTGCTAATCGATGAAGCAATAGTTAATTTAAAAAATAAAACTATCCCTCAGGGCTTACAAGCTATAAATTTCATCTCTTTCGACGGTAAAAACGCAAAGGAAGAAGACATACTCGATGCTTGTGACACTGTTCCTATGATGTCCGAAAAGAAAATTGTAGTTGTCTATGATGCATCATTTTTTAAAAATGAAGGCAAGATGAGCAGTGAAAGGCAAAAATGGTTTTTGGACAGGCTAAAAAGGGTGCCTGCACATACTTATCTGATATTTACCACATCTCAAGTCGATAAACGCAGTAAGATTTTTAAGTTTTTTCAAGCAAACGGCGTGGCTTATGAGTATAAACCCCTTTTGCAAAAAGATAAAGCATTTTGGATTCAAAAAAGAGCCAAGCTTTACAATAAAAGCATAGATTTGAGAACCGCTTACTTTATCGCCGAATATACCACAGATTTATATCAGGCAGATAATGAATTAAAGAAGATAGCGTCATTTGTAGGAGAGAGAGTAAAGATTGAACAAAACGATTTAGATGAAATTTTTTCTAAATCCCTTGAAGGTAATATATTTGAAATGATGGACTATATAGGTTCTAAAAGACCTGCAGAGGCTATTAAATCCTTGAATTACCTTATGGAGCGAGGAGAAAAGGGAGCGGTAATTTTATATATGATATCAAAACATATAATGAATTTGCTTACAGTAAAATCTATGAAAGGCATAGAGCGTGAAATGATTCAAAAAAAGACAGGAATGCATCCTTTTGTGCTTAAAAAAGCAATATCTCAAGCCGAAAATTTTTCAGCCGAGGAATTAGAAAAGGCATTAAAACTTTGTCAAGAAATAGATATTGCGATAAAAACCGGTAAAATCGATGAAAAAATTGGCATTGAACTTTTAGCGGCTAAAACAGCTATTTGA
- the dapB gene encoding 4-hydroxy-tetrahydrodipicolinate reductase has protein sequence MIKVVVSGAGGKMGQAVTDLINTSDDIKVIGGFDLFAKGSENLKIYDDLYKIPEVPDVIIDFSNPSAIKNLTKYAVEKNAALVIGTTGLTDEHKEMLHNAAKSVPVFVSHNMCLGIALLSNITRQMTEVLTDHDIEIIEKHHNQKIDAPSGTALMIADSVKKVRKDAFYVYNRADVRKKRDKNEIGIHSIRGGNLVGEHTVLFIGEDETISISHNLTSRKVLASGALKAIRFTAAQKPGYYSMDDLVQSSFCPQKGQ, from the coding sequence ATGATAAAAGTAGTAGTAAGCGGCGCTGGGGGTAAAATGGGACAGGCCGTTACAGACCTTATAAACACATCAGATGATATAAAAGTTATAGGAGGATTCGATTTATTTGCAAAAGGCAGCGAGAATTTAAAAATTTATGATGACTTATATAAAATTCCTGAGGTACCTGATGTAATAATAGATTTTTCAAATCCTTCTGCTATAAAAAATCTTACAAAATATGCTGTAGAAAAAAATGCAGCACTTGTTATAGGGACTACCGGACTTACAGATGAGCATAAGGAGATGCTTCATAATGCCGCAAAATCCGTGCCGGTATTTGTTTCGCATAATATGTGCCTTGGAATAGCGCTACTTTCCAACATAACAAGGCAAATGACTGAAGTTCTCACAGACCACGATATTGAGATTATTGAAAAGCACCATAATCAAAAAATAGATGCGCCAAGCGGCACAGCACTTATGATTGCTGATTCTGTAAAAAAAGTGCGCAAAGATGCTTTTTATGTCTATAATAGAGCAGATGTCAGAAAAAAGCGTGACAAAAACGAAATCGGAATACATTCCATTCGCGGCGGTAATTTGGTCGGGGAACACACTGTTCTTTTTATAGGAGAAGATGAGACCATATCAATTTCACATAACTTGACATCTAGGAAAGTTTTGGCCTCCGGAGCTCTTAAAGCGATAAGGTTTACCGCAGCCCAAAAACCGGGATATTACTCTATGGATGATTTGGTTCAAAGCAGCTTTTGTCCGCAAAAAGGACAATAA